caaccaatttgggTCGAATGTATAAATAGGACAGGCTGTAGATGTAAGGCCGATTTGCTCAATTGGGTGCGCGTCGGCAGTGGCGTGCGATTTCGGGACGAGAGACAAATGCAACGGAAGCTCTGGCACTccccaatgtaaaatgtcccCCCTGATGCCTGTTGCAGTATACTTTACATGCCCATCGCTGGCTCTGTGTTACACTCGCCCCACGTGATTGCCGGCCCAACGtgggcatgtgtgacatcacacgcacccaggatgtggtgtcacaagaccgattcccgagagatttcatggtaaaatcgatcaggaattggcctgtggtgtatgggcaggcaacagatctctctccgatcacattcaatcagagagagatctgtctcttggtggatCTGCCCATACagttgatgtatgggcacctttagtgatctataaagcatttttttcagtacaaaCTAGACATCCTTTGAGTTTTTTTCCCCTCAGGAGTTTTTATTTCATATGCATATaaaagagagaaagaagaaaaacatgaaaaaatgcaGTTTCTCAGTTTTCACCCATTATTATTGTAGAAGTGCTACAGTAGATAATAAACTCTCTGGCTGTTATCCCATTTATTGTAAAACTTAAATtgtgtaaggcctggttcacacttgcgttgaagtggcaaacggatccgtgaaaaTAGATCTTATCACCGGCCAATTGGATCTGTTTTCACTACGTTGCTACTCCATTATCTTTCCGCTGCTTATGTTCCattatcccccccagacccccaaccCTAAAGTGTATTTTTCTGTTTAGAACGGTCAGTtttttcactagtgtgaagaaactttccgttttctcattgccccactgcagtgcttcagcttccgtttctgttccgctgggctcagcggtcctgAAAAATTAGTGCAGCAGGAAACGTGCGGTCCTTTCAGCGGATCATGCggaaacggatccgtttgaacGGACGGATGTAAAcgggttaacattggatctgatCCCATCCGCTATGATCCGTTCCCTTCCGATCCAGGAACAGACCGTTTTTTAACTCTAATGTGAACCAGACCTTACTGCTACACTGTATGGTGATGGAAGGCAATTTTGTAATGAAGGTATATTTTTgtgcattatttattttctttttccgtAGAACTGCAATGATTGTAAAAACACGTCCACAAGTAAACAAGGGAAATAAAAGGTGCCTAGAAAGTATTATTAGTTATGGTTTAACccaagggtccccaaacgttttgggtcaagggccgggtcaacatacttcagactgctggggggccggagtgtacatagaagtctttgcgggccagacagtgatgcatactaaggtgacaaccttcagtccaattggacagcagtgtcacctgatgtggaatttgattggaaaccagtgaattactgctttttggcttcattctatatgcggaccaccaatatttaaagatgtagctgaccgtatctataatacattttgtgtgtggagggccggtaaaaaagcctcagggggccacattcggcccgcgggccttagtttgaggacccctggtttaaccacttgaggacggcagtgttaaacccccccaccaccccccaatcccccccaccccccagtgacaggccatttttaattaaataggccactgcatctttaaggcaaaaacaacacagcacacaagtgatccccgcccttttctccccaccaacagagctctgttggtggggtctgatcacccccccagtgtttttgtttttttttataaatatttatttatgttattttttcaaTAACATTTTGCTTTTTTTATATCAACTgtataaccctccctccccccgccagcctgtCAGCGCGATCGgcttatcacagcggatcgcttccctgtgtcccagggggacagctgtgtcacacggctgtccccagtacagcgctgctatagatcgcagcgctgtacaaagtaattagacggcaatcgccgctcggagactgaaggcgggacggagctccgcccccccgagcaggagatgcgggcGCAGCATGCacgtgatctcctgctagccccatagacagccgCTCACGCcaatggagcggtcctggggctgccgcactgctcacaccaattggcgtgtagcagtcggcaacaggttaaaagTGGGCagggctttaaccactttgcatccagaccttgttttcccttatggaccagagcagttttgacttttcagctatgtccctatttaattagtaataactttatcaattGGGGGAGGGGGCTTTTTCTCCTATTTACTATAAAACAAATTATTTTCCTGTCACAGTTTATGATGATGATATTTGACTCTGAAATAAAGATGTTTTTTGCTACAGTGTATACTTTTCAATTTAAAATGAGAAAATATTGAGAGTATTTTTAATGATAAAAATTAGGGAGAAAGTTTAGAGGGGGAGGTTAATTAACAATTGTATTATGTAGAAAGTGTCATcttaaaagtgggcgtggttaaacAGTATATTGTAATAGTTCTCACTGCATCCCCATTATGTAGTTTTACTCTATAACATTTTCCCATTCGACCTGTGGTCCCCCCTCCCTTAAAAAGTTTTCCCTGAAAGTCTAGTGGCATCCCTGTATGCTCCCCTGGCAGGGTGGAACGAGGTTCTCCAATAACAGAGATCTCACACTGCCCAGATGGTTTCATCGCATGCTCGCAATTGCATAGTGCCTGATTTGAGTTCCACCGTAGATGTAATGTTATTACATTATAGCGGTGCAGTGGGATTTTCATTGCAATTTGGAACCCCGAATTATGTGTCTCTCCGGGTTCCTCCGACTCAaagggggaaaagtatttaaaGCTGCCCACAATTTCAGCAGCAGTAGGGTGAGCCACCACCCCGCTGGCctcgtgtaggtagccagagaggccccccccccacacacaatatgtagccagagagtgtttcccccagtataagtagccagagagttccccactataggtagccagagagccccccccactataggtagccagagaatgtttttcccccagtataagtagccagagaggtccccactataggtagccagagagccccccccccactataggtagccagagagtgtttctcccagtataagtagccagagacccccccccccacacacacacacacacacacactataggtagccagagagcccccctcccccacactataggtagccagtagccagagagtgtttcccccagtataagtagccagagaggtccccactataggtagccagagaccccccctcccccacactatagatagccagataggtccccactataggtagccatagagtgcttgcccagtatagctagcctgagAGGCCCCCCACTATAGGAAGCCAGAGAGtgcttgcccagtataagtagccagagagccccctactataggtagccagagagtgcttccccagtatagctagcctgagAGGCCCCcactataagtagccagagaaccccctactataggtagacagaaagtgctcccccccccccccagtataggtagccagagaaatctccccccagtataggtagccagagaaatctccccccagtataggtagccagagaaatctccccccagtataggtagccagagaaatctccccccagtataggtagccagagaaatctccccccagtataggtagccagagagtgctctccccagtatagttagccagagagACCTTCCAGTATAGCTTGCCTGAGAGGCCCCCcactataagtagccagagagtgctcccccAGTATAAGAAGACGGGCTACATGTGGCCGGATCCTGATGCCCTCTTTGCATATACCCTTCCGGGCTGCGGCTCAGAGTGTAGTTCGGGGTTCTCAATTTATAATGTAATATTGTGCATTGGAAAATGTTATTACATCACTATGGCTGATGTGACGTCATACAGACCATGTGATCTTAATGTTTCTTTTGTTCTTTTCTCTACAGAATTATGTCTGACCTTGAGGACCCGAAAACTTTGAGCCCTCCATCCATGTTGTGAGTATATCCATATGCTGTTTAGTAACCCTCCTGTAACATTAGCAATAGCTAATAATATCTTGCTTTCTTTCTTATATAGGGAGTTTCCAATCCGAACAGTGGATCATTCGGCCACTAGCCTGCAGATTGTGTAAGTATATCAATACATGTGCAGCATCTCACCAATAGTGTCTTTATATAGAGGTAATAGATTGATGTCCATATAGAGCGGCAGTAGCCGGTGAATTtactttcctgttttttttctctcttataGACCTTGATATAGACATGTGAGTATAACCATGGGCGGTGCACAAAGACtgcctaatactactatggggaGGTGCAtgaagactacctaatactatggGGGGTGCACAAAGACTACCCAATACTACTATGGAGGGTGCAcaaagactacctaatactactatgggcgGTGCACAAATGCTACttaatactactatggggggtGCATGAAGACTACAtaatactactatgggggtgCAGAAAGGCTACTTAATACTACTATGCGGGGTGCatgaaggctacctaatactactatgggggtgcacaaagactacctaatactactatggggaGTGCACAAAGACTACCTTATACTACTATGGGGGGTGGatgaaggctacctaatactactatgggtggtgcacaaaggctacctaatactactatggggggggggggggcatgaaagctacctaatactactatgggggtgcacaaagactacctaatactactatggggggggggtgcatgaaggctacctaatactactatgggggtgCACAAAGACTTAGGTAGTCTTTGTGCACCCCCACTACTATGGCGGGTACacgaaggctacctaatactactatggggggtacatgaaggctacctaatactactatgagAGGTGCATGAAGTCTGtctaatactactatgggggtgCACAAAGACCACCTAAGACTATTATAAGGAGTGTACAAAgggtacctaatactactattgaGGGTGTACAAAGTGTACATAATATTTCCATGGGGGAGCAGAAAGGCTACCTATTACTACTATGGAGGGGGATGTACAAAGGCTACTGAATACTACTATGGAGGGGGGCTTAAAAGGTTACCTAATACAACTATCTGGGCATTAAGAGTGGGCCAAAAATGACTTACTACTACTATCGGGGTGGGCAGACCCAAAAGCTTCCTAATACTATAATTTGGGAATGATAAGGGGGCACAagtgctacctaatactactgtaTGGGGTGGGGGTGATGGAGGGGGCCACAAAGGCTACCTAATGCTGCTACCTGGGAGGAGGGATGTAACAAGAGACCAcagaacctacctaatactgtctggggaggggggtgatGGATTGCCACAGAGGCTCCCTAGTATTGCTATTTGTGTTACTTTACTCTTCCTGTATCTGACACAGTTTTTGTTTCTCTCATTACAGTGAGGACCGTGAGGTTTCAGACAGTGACTCAGTAAGTACACCCGACATAGCATGTGAGGAATGGATgaaagttgttgttgttgttgttgttgaatatAATGTAAAAACATGAAATACTAACTTGTGTCTTTCCACTTTTCTCTTTTCAGTCTGATTTTGAAAATGGCGGATATCTGGACTGTAAGTAtgagtcttgtacacacacaggaCCAGCAACGGTAATGGCAGAGCTACAATTGGAGTATGATCGAGAGTTTACTCACATCTaccatctatactgaggagggggctacctaatactgggggcacatctgctatctatactgaggaggggctacctaatactgggggcacatctgatatctatactgaggaaggggctacctaatactgggggcacatctgctatctatactgagaagggggctacctaatactggggcacatctgctatctatactaaggagggggctacctaatactgggggcacatctgatatctatactgaggagggggctacctaatactgggggcacatctgatatctatactgaggagggggctgcctaatactgggggcacatctgctatctatactgaggaggttacctaatactgggggcgcatctgctatctatactgaggagggggctacctaatactgggggcacatctgatatctatactgaggagggggctgcctaatactgggggcacatctgatatctatactgaggagggggctacctaatactgggggcacatctgctatctatactgaggaggttacctaatactgggggcgcatctgctatctatactgaggagggggctacctaatactggggcacatctgctatctatactgagggggctacctaatactgggggaacatctgctatctatactgaggagggggctacctaatactgggggcacatctgctatctatactgaggaggttacctaatactgggggcacatctgctatctatactgaggagggggctacctaatactggggcacatctgctatctatactgagggggctacctaatactgggggaacatctgctatctatactgaggagggagctacctaatactggggcacatctgctatctatactaaggagggggctacctaatactgaaggcacatctgatatctatactgaggagggggctacctaatactgggggcacatctgatatctatactgaggaggggctacctaatactgggggcacatctgctatctatactaaggagggggactacctaatactgggggcacatctgctatctatactgagggggctacctaatactgggggaacatctgctatctatactgaggagggggctacctaatactgggggcacatctgatatcTATAgtgaggagggggctacctaatactgggggcacatctgatatctatactgaggaggggctacctaatactgggggcacatctgatatctatactgaagagggggctacctaatactgggggcacatctgatatctatactgaggaggggctacctaatactgggggcacatctgctatctatactaaggaggggactacctaatactgggggcacatctgctatctatactgaggaggttacctaatactgggggaacatctgctatctatactgaggagggggctacctaatactgggggcacatctgctatctatactgaggagggggctacctaatactgggggcacatctgctatctatactgaggagagggctacctaatactgggggcacatctgccatctatactgaggagggggctacctaatactgggggcacatctgatatcTATAccgaggagggggctacctaatactgagggcacagctgctatctatactgaggagggggctacctaatactgggggcacatctgctatctatactgaggagggtgggctacctaatactgggggcacatctgctatctatactgaggagggggctacctaatactgggggcacatctgatatctatactgaggagggagctacctaatactgggggcacatctgcagtggcgtagctaaggagctgtgggccccgatgcaagttttacaatggggccccccaagcaccctatacataaccatttatacggcacaccaaaacctgccaatggcaactacagtgtcagaggtgcaagaaggggatggggaacagtttgttaatgattaccactattcaaagtacctatagaagtgattattatgagcacaggaccaatagagagctaatactgtagttgagggagggcccttcggggcccctatggcccaagggccccgatgcggtcgctacctctgcaccccctattgctacacccctgcacatctgctatctatactgaggagggggctacctaatactgggggcacatctgctatttatactgaggagggggctacctaatactgggggcacatctgctatctatactgaggagggggctacctaatactgggggcacatctgctatctatagtgaggagggggctacctaatactgggggcacatctgctatctatactgagaagggaggctacctaatactgggggcacatctgctatctatactgaggagggagactttctaatactgggggcacatctgctatctatagtgaggagggggctacctaatactgggggcacatctgctatctatactgagaagggaggctacctaatactgggggcacatctgctatctatactgaggagggagactttctaatactgggggcacatctgctatctatagtgaggagggggctacctaatactgggggcacatctgatatctatactgaggagggggctacctaatactgggggcacatctgctatctatactgaggagggggctacctaatactgggggcacatctgatatcTTTAGTAAGGAaggggactacctaatactgggggcatgtctgctagctatactgaggaggggctatctaatactgggggaacatctgctatctatactgaggagaaaGGGTACCTAATATTGTAGACACACCTGGCCAACTACACTGGGTGGGGTGATTATCTAATACTGGAAGCACATCTTGCAACTTATACTGGGTGTGTGAAGGCAgtttggctacctattctgggtggAGTTAGGCCAGGCATggacaaactcggccctccagctgttacggaactacaagtcccacaatgcattgcaggagtctgacagccacagtcatgactcataaaggcaaatgcattgtgggacttgtagttctgtaacagctggagggccgagtttgcccatgcctgggttaggcTATGTATtactggtggcacatctggctacctttgctgggtGGGGGGCTACATAAtattggaggcacatctggctacctatactgggggaaagggGTAGTTGCTTTTTATTACTGCAGGTGCatttcttacctatactggggtgggcacAATTGAATGGGgggaccttgtcctggccctgGGGACGACAATCGTGTAGTCAGTGCAGGACACTATTGTTACTATAGGGGAGGACCAGCTTATCCCACAAAGCCTACAATACTCTATTCTGTGCCTGATATTTCTGAATAATCTCACTCATGTTCTCTCTTTTATTTTCAGGCCTTGAAAGAGACGAGCTGTAAGTCATTTTTCTTTGTCTACAAAGCCTACAGGtgcaactcgaaaaattagaatatcgctcaaaagttaatttatgtcagtaattcaacttaaaaagttaAACTAATATAAGAAATAGACCCATTatatgcaaagcaagatatttcaagccttaatttgttatcattttgatgattatggcttacagtttatgaaaaccccgaaatcaaaatctcagaccattagaatagtgtgaaaatgttccatattctaggctcaaagtgtcagactctaatcagctaattaatccgaaACACCTGCAATGGGTTCTTATTTCATGTATCCGTTTCACCTTTTAATTTGAATGACTAAAATGAATGGatttttgcacgatattcaaatttttttagttttacctgtttattttcacttatagTATAAACAGATGTGTGATATACATGCGTTCTATGTgtgatataccatatttttcagaatataagacgcacctttagAGTTTAGAGGGTAAAAACATGGGATGGATATATatcgatagagagagagagagagatggactaatccaaaacctgtcacttctgtcagatttctactgcctactgtaagtgacagcaacataggagaaaaataatttatggctcattttactctggaaaaaacgtacttcttatttgtctgttgtttttacaatttttcgccatagtgcctctttaactacagaggaggtaacttaaggaatgaagagataagctaactctctcactgtttgtagcaagttttctcttgccttattagctCCAGTATGAtcgtagtgaattgaggccattatcataGACTAGTGATAGCAGTTTTCTCACCTTCACTGACTTGCGTTCCCGTATTGTTCAGAAGATGGAAAGATTGCTGTTGTACATGTTCAAAACATGTCAGAGTCCCATTTCAAGCAAAGATAGTTCATTATTCTCTCTTTCATCCCTCAGCTACCTTGCTACTCGTTTGGCTTCCGCCCTCTTCATCAGGGACATCCTGGACGAACCAAGTGTTGAGTGAGTATCACATCTACTATTCACTTTTTGTTTATAAAATGTTTTTACTGTATGTGTAATGTTATTGTGGGAAGGTGAACATATGAAATCATCACACATCACTTCATTACAGGATGAGGCCGAGGTCACTAATACTCCtcagatctgactatatacagatGTGCTATGATAATATGATGGCTCATGTAATCATTCTGTCTCCTGTATTGCTTAGGATTGGCCTGGCCATCGTGCAGAACCGCCTGACCAGAAACCATGGACCGATGCCGTAAGTATttaattattgttatttattggatttatatagcaccaacattacgcagcgctgtacaataaattagGTTGCAGACATTGATAATAGGGGttacagacaacacaatacagggaaTAAGCAAtaagacacacaatgccagatcatgcactAGAGTAGTAGTCTGAGTAATGCAAGTTCATGTTAATCGATGAGCAGAACGCACAATCAGAtaggatacacaaggagggagggccctgccaaaggcttacaatctaatgggagggggtggtgacatgATAGGAGGGGGCTGCATCAAGATTCCATGATAGTCTGTGTAGACTGGGATGCAGTTAgttgtcagatacgtgtgcagtcagatgggcgggggacacacaggcaatacttgtaagatgcagttagttgtcagatacgtgtgcaTTTAGATGGGCGGGATACACACAGGCAatacttgtaagatgcagttggttgtcagatacgtgtgcagtcagatgggtgggacacacacaggcaatCCTTGTAAGTTGCAGTTAgttgtcagatacgtgtgcagtcagatgggcaggacacacacaggcaatacttgtaagatgcagttggttgtcTTTTACTTGTATGCTGAGATTATGTCTGCTTTATTCCCTGCAGATCTTACGAAGACATGCAGACCCCAACACCCGAGAACCTGTGGGGGTAAGTATTACCACTGACCAATCAGCTCTCTGGGACATTTTATAGACAACAGCGTGTCCAATCACCTACCTGTTCTACATGACATTGTATAGCCATGGAGATATACAGGGATGGTGTGAAAGAGACCCACTACTAATGCTCTATAACATCTGCCATGCTATAAGCTGGCCCTGTGATCACGTGTCTTCATTACATGTATTACATTCCAGCCTCCAGCCGCTTATCCGGACTCCTTTCCATTCTTGAGTTGCTGTGTAAGTATTACCTTTGAGTTTATTCATCAATAACATAAAAAGTTACGCCTCGCCCTTTGTCTTATTTCCTAGGATCATCACCGCCGTGGCTGCTGACCTCATATTTGCCATGGAGATGCACCCGGTGCCCCCCCTCACGTAAGTATTACCTGAATCTTATAGTCTGACCTGCATTAGATTGCTGTACAAGGATTGTAACCTCATtttatatttgtttccttttatagAGACGACGAGGAAGATGCCTGGAGGAGAGTGGTGAAGAGGTGAGTATTCCCATATACACAATACACAGCAATACACAAGCAGCTCCACTATTTCCCCCATTAGCACTGGGGATGGCAGTCACACCTCTTTCGTTTGGGCCCTCAGTGATACAAGGAGGTATTTAGGTAGGGAATGCCCaggtgcagtggtgtagctagacattatggggccccatagcaaaactttcatggggccataaATTGGAGGCATACTTGGGAAATGCCACCTACCTCTCCCCTATGGATATGACCACCTACCTCTACCCTATGGGTATGGCCACCTACCTCTCCCCTATGGATATGACCACCTACCTCTCCCCTATGGATATGACCACCTACCTCTCCCCTATGGATATGACCACCTACCTCTCCCCTATGGATATGACCACTTACCTCTCCCCTATGGATATGACCACCTACCTCTCCCCTATGGATATGACCACCTACCTCTCCCCTATGGATATAACCACCTACCTCTCCCCTATGGGTATGGCCACCTACCTCTCCCCTATGGGTATGGCCACCTACCTCTCCCCTATGGGTATGGCCACCTACCTCTCCCCTATGGATATGACCACCTACCTCTCCCCTATGGATATGACCACCTACCTCTCCCCTATGGATATGACCACCTACCTCTCACCTATGGATATGACCACCTacctctaccctatggatatgaccacCTACCTCTCCCCTATGGATATGACCACCTACCTCTACCCTATAGTTATGACCACCTacctctaccctatggatatggccACCTACCTCTCCCCTATGGAAATGACCACCTACCCCTCCCCTATGGATATGACCACCTACCcctcccctatggatatgaggtAACTGGGAGATTTGCATTCTCATGtgatctacactgcatatagtacATGGTCActtgaatacatcaagtaccacctgggccccctctgctccagggccccatagcagctgctatgactaTTCCTACGCCCTTGCCTAGGTGTTATATTGGGGTCTTCCATGACTGAACGCAGTCTCCCCAGGCCCCTCTAGTGGTGAACATTAGTATTCACAGTACAGCAATTCAGTCTTTACCTTACTGCAGAAATGCATTAGAAAAAAGTGCCTCTGTTAAGCCTTTCCAATACTTTCCCccaatcatccctgtcccccccaGCAGCTTATTATTTCCTGGGTGctggagggggacatgggggatcgggGAAAGGACAGGTGGGGGTGGTCCGGAGGGTCTATAGCTCCTTGCACTAGAGGAAGGAGGTGACTTAGCATCAGCACAGcgttatatgttggcgctatataaatccaataaataataaaaatattaattCCTGCTATTTCTTATCATTTTTTGCAGGATCCGAGACGACTACATCGAGGATCCAATGTAAGTACTTTATTAGCCAAACAAGTGAATGGAAGCGCTGAACCGTAAGTACTTGCAGGAGTCTTTACATATATGTATCTCTTTGCTGTTTCTTGAGAATAAACAGATTACAAGCTATTTCTTCCTTCCTTAGCCCTACAAAGCTTTTACTGTGTGACTGATAGTTCTCTTTCACTTTTCTGCAGCTTCTTCGAGCCACCACCGCCACCAGCTGCAGAGGACATCGAGCCACCGCCACCAGCTGCAGAGGACATCGAGCCACCGCCACCAGCTGCAGAGGACATCCTGCCACCAGCTGCAGAGGACAACCAGCCACCAGCTGCAGAGGACCAGTA
This DNA window, taken from Hyperolius riggenbachi isolate aHypRig1 chromosome 3, aHypRig1.pri, whole genome shotgun sequence, encodes the following:
- the LOC137561100 gene encoding uncharacterized protein isoform X2, producing the protein MRSRDYRAASLMNVSTNPLTCGRLLCDQRLLIMSDLEDPKTLSPPSMLEFPIRTVDHSATSLQIVEDREVSDSDSSDFENGGYLDCLERDELYLATRLASALFIRDILDEPSVEIGLAIVQNRLTRNHGPMPSYEDMQTPTPENLWGIITAVAADLIFAMEMHPVPPLTDDEEDAWRRVVKRIRDDYIEDPIHHRHQLQRTSSHRHQLQRTSSHRHQLQRTSCHQLQRTTSHQLQRTSHPLQDQQRDHHRRPHRQSQHQLRGGL
- the LOC137561100 gene encoding tropomyosin-1, isoforms 33/34-like isoform X1, giving the protein MRSRDYRAASLMNVSTNPLTCGRLLCDQRLLIMSDLEDPKTLSPPSMLEFPIRTVDHSATSLQIVEDREVSDSDSSDFENGGYLDCLERDELYLATRLASALFIRDILDEPSVEIGLAIVQNRLTRNHGPMPSYEDMQTPTPENLWGIITAVAADLIFAMEMHPVPPLTDDEEDAWRRVVKRIRDDYIEDPIFFEPPPPPAAEDIEPPPPAAEDIEPPPPAAEDILPPAAEDNQPPAAEDQPPTPGPAEGSPPEAPPAEPTPAPRRTLRARCARAWRRVRRFFTCSATRTA
- the LOC137561100 gene encoding tropomyosin-1, isoforms 33/34-like isoform X3 — translated: MSDLEDPKTLSPPSMLEFPIRTVDHSATSLQIVEDREVSDSDSSDFENGGYLDCLERDELYLATRLASALFIRDILDEPSVEIGLAIVQNRLTRNHGPMPSYEDMQTPTPENLWGIITAVAADLIFAMEMHPVPPLTDDEEDAWRRVVKRIRDDYIEDPIFFEPPPPPAAEDIEPPPPAAEDIEPPPPAAEDILPPAAEDNQPPAAEDQPPTPGPAEGSPPEAPPAEPTPAPRRTLRARCARAWRRVRRFFTCSATRTA